GCCGAGCTCAGCATGCACAATCCGCCCGACACCGAGGCCACGACCGTCTACCGGGGCCGCGGGGACCTGGCGCGCATCCCGCCGCGCATGGCCCGCTTCCGCGCCACCTTCCACCTCCTCGGCCAGGCCGACTACCACCTGGACGGCGACGAGCCGACCGGCGAGGTGTACTGCGTGGCCCACCACCGCAGCGCCGGCGACGACGACCCGACCGACTACGTCATGTTCATCCGCTACCGCGACCGCTACCGCCGCCACGACGGCGCGTGGCGGATAGCCGAGCGGCGGGTGCTCGTGGACTGGACCGAGACCCGCCCCGCCAACCCGCCCGGCCGCTGACATTTCCCGCCGGGGCCCCCAGCCCCGCCGGCGGCCGTTAGCTTCCCGGCCTATGGCCACCCTGTCGATAACGCTGCCGTCGTTCGCCGCCGAAGACCCCGGGAGCTGGCAGCCGATGCTGGACCAGGCCCGGGCCGCCGACGCCGGCGGCGTGGACCGGCTGGTCGTCTCGGACCACGTCGTGTTCGGCGAGAACCTCGAGGCCTACGCCCGCCCCGAGGTCGGCGGCATGGAGGGCGGGCGCCAGCCGACCGGCCCCGACGGGCACTGGCTGGAGCCGCTGATCGTGCTGACGACGGTGGCGGCCATCACCACGCGCGTCCGCCTCGGCACCGGGATCCTCCTGGCAGCCCTGCGCCGGCCGATCGTCCTGGCCAAGCAGGCCTCCACCATCGACGTGCTGTCCGGCGGGCGCCTCGACCTCGGCGTGGGGATCGGCTGGCAGCGCGAGGAATACGACGCCGCCGGCCTCAGCTTCGAGCGCCGGGGCCGCCTGCTCGACGACACCCTGCTCGTGTGCCAGACGCTGTGGCGGGAGCAGCGCGCCTCCGTGGACACCCCGGACCTGCGCTTCGACGCCATCCACCAGATGCCGAAGCCCCTCCAGCCGGGCGGGGTCCCGCTGTGGGTGAGCGGCACGCTCAACGACGCCGTGGTGCGACGGGTGGCCCGCTTCGGCGCCGGTTGGATCATGTGGGGTCCGGCCGCCGCCGAGCCCGTTCCGGCTGCGACCGAGATGCTCCGGCGGGTGGCCGACGCCGGCCGCGACCCGGGGGACGTTGCCGTCAGCGCTCCGCTGCGCCTGGTCCGCCGGGACGACCGCAGCGTCGACGTCGAGGCCACCGCCGAGGGCCTCCGCCCCCTCCTCGATGCCGGGATCACCGACTTCCGGGGCGCCCTGCCGGTCCCCTCCGACACGGAGGAAGCCGCCGCTCGCTACGCCGAGCTGGTCTCTGCTTTCCGCCGGGTCGCGGGCTGAGCCGGTCCGGGCCGGACTACGCCGGCTCGACCTCGACGATCATCTCGATCTCCACCGGGATCCCGAACGGGAGCTCGGCCATTCCCACCGCCGAGCGGGCGTGGCGGCCGGCCTCCCCGAACACCTCGACCATCAGGTTGGAGAAGCCGTCGATCACCTCGGGCTGGCGGCCGAACCCGGGCGCGGAGTGCACCATCCCGAGCACCTTCAGGACCTGGCGCACCCGGTCGAGCGATCCCAGCGCCGCGCGCACCGTCGCCAGCATGTTGAGCCCGGTGAGCCGGGCCGACGCCTGGGCCTGCTCGACGTCCACGTCGGCGCCGACCTTGCCCTTGTCCCGGGTGCCGTCCGGATGGATCGGGCCGTGGCCCGAGACGTACAGGATGGTGCCGGCCAGGCGGGTGCGGACGAAGTTTGCGACCGGCGGAGGTACGGGCGGCAGGTCGATCCCCAGCTCGGCCAGACGGGCTTCGGCGCTCATCAGCGAACCCTAATGGGGAGGCCCGTCTGGCGGCTCAGGCCTCTCCCCGCTTACCTTTTGTCCCATGTCGAAGGGCCAGGACCGCATGATGCAGGTCATCAACCACATCCACCGAACCGCCTTCACCGCCAGCGACGGGAGGCTGTTCGGGAACCTGCTCGGGATGCCGGTGGTGAAGCTCACCACCGTCGGGCGCAAGAGTGGCAAGCCCCGCACCAGCATGCTCACCTCCCCGGCCAAGGACGGGGACAACCTGGTGCTGGTCGCCTCCTACGGCGGATCCCCGAAGCATCCGGACTGGTTCCTCAACCTGCGGGACAACCCGGAGGTCGAGGTGATGACCCGGGGCTTCAAGGGGCGTCGCAAGGCCCGCATCGCCACCTCGGAGGAGAAGGCCCGCATCTGGCCCGGCCTGACCCGGGACCACAAGAACTACGCCGGCTATCAGGAGAAGACCACGCGGGACATCCCGC
This genomic stretch from Acidimicrobiales bacterium harbors:
- a CDS encoding RidA family protein, producing the protein MSAEARLAELGIDLPPVPPPVANFVRTRLAGTILYVSGHGPIHPDGTRDKGKVGADVDVEQAQASARLTGLNMLATVRAALGSLDRVRQVLKVLGMVHSAPGFGRQPEVIDGFSNLMVEVFGEAGRHARSAVGMAELPFGIPVEIEMIVEVEPA
- a CDS encoding nuclear transport factor 2 family protein, yielding MSADDPGRRQALWSLALGYARTVDRGDTAGFLELFAPDAELSMHNPPDTEATTVYRGRGDLARIPPRMARFRATFHLLGQADYHLDGDEPTGEVYCVAHHRSAGDDDPTDYVMFIRYRDRYRRHDGAWRIAERRVLVDWTETRPANPPGR
- a CDS encoding TIGR03619 family F420-dependent LLM class oxidoreductase gives rise to the protein MATLSITLPSFAAEDPGSWQPMLDQARAADAGGVDRLVVSDHVVFGENLEAYARPEVGGMEGGRQPTGPDGHWLEPLIVLTTVAAITTRVRLGTGILLAALRRPIVLAKQASTIDVLSGGRLDLGVGIGWQREEYDAAGLSFERRGRLLDDTLLVCQTLWREQRASVDTPDLRFDAIHQMPKPLQPGGVPLWVSGTLNDAVVRRVARFGAGWIMWGPAAAEPVPAATEMLRRVADAGRDPGDVAVSAPLRLVRRDDRSVDVEATAEGLRPLLDAGITDFRGALPVPSDTEEAAARYAELVSAFRRVAG
- a CDS encoding nitroreductase family deazaflavin-dependent oxidoreductase; this translates as MSKGQDRMMQVINHIHRTAFTASDGRLFGNLLGMPVVKLTTVGRKSGKPRTSMLTSPAKDGDNLVLVASYGGSPKHPDWFLNLRDNPEVEVMTRGFKGRRKARIATSEEKARIWPGLTRDHKNYAGYQEKTTRDIPLVILEPVA